The Marasmius oreades isolate 03SP1 chromosome 11, whole genome shotgun sequence genome includes a region encoding these proteins:
- a CDS encoding uncharacterized protein (antiSMASH:Cluster_11.1) has product MLRRSANQLQLHSFRTSRRIHPQIRRMHPYALGFENAPETRVPVDLTIHGSIPPWLSGVLYRTGPGTYRIPTSNHSSKTVDIQHWFDGLSMNHRFEIFPGGQRVSYRSRKASEDYEQHISEQGKIPGISFAQQPDICESIFKKFFTVFQQIRSTPTSGGSPSSINVQVTLTPDMPGWNKITPDLSLSHQTSGPQYIVAKTDAEGLQLLDPVSLEPLSSANYKALDTRLDGQLSAAHSCRDKETGEFFNYSCKLGGRFPTYKVFRITQDGSVDILAEIKDAPASYLHSFAMTSKYVVLTVWQAHITGYGLSVLYNRNIAQSIDKKWNPNLNTLFYVIDRKNGGIVAKYETPPFFCFHHLNAFDDPQNDDIVIDMSVYEDNSVIDLLYLNKLRNLSADNPMLMGRARRFRLPAITSSPQSSENRTRSAVVDFTLDQSESIELPTIHPTKYHHPYRYAYGINKLDPRSHHTFADRIIKLDTVGRDHKFWGIPGYTPSEPIFVPRPGAGSEAEDDGVVLSVVLDGDRRRSALIILDAKDLSELARAEMEIAFPIGFHGLWSQKL; this is encoded by the exons ATGCTCCGTCGTTCCGCTAACCAACTCCAACTTCATTCCTTTCGCACATCCAGAAGAATACATCCTCAAATTCGTCGTATGCACCCTTACGCTTTGGGCTTCGAAAACGCACCGGAAACACGAGTTCCAGTCGACCTCACCATCCATGGTTCAATTCCTCCTTGGTTGTCCGGTGTCCTCTATCGAACAGGTCCAGGAACTTACAGGATACCTACTTCCAATCACTCCTCAAAGACAGTCGATATTCAACATTGGTTTGACGGACTCAGCATGAACCACCGTTTCGAGATATTCCCAGGCGGTCAGAGAGTCTCTTATCGTTCTCGAAAGGCATCGGAGGACTACGAACAGCACATCTCGGAGCAGGGAAAGATACCCGGAATTTCATTTGCTCAACAGCCCGACATTTGTGAAAGCATTTTCAAGAAGTTCTTTACGGTTTTCCAACAGATACGTTCCACTCCTACATCAGGTGGTTCTCCCTCCAGCATCAATGTACAAGTGACATTGACCCCGGATATGCCTGGCTGGAACAAAATCACTCCAGACCTTTCGTTGTCTCACCAGACCTCTGGACCCCAGTATATCGTGGCCAAGACAGATGCCGAAGGTCTTCAGCTGCTGGATCCTGTTTCCCTCGAGCCTCTCTCCTCAGCTAATTACAAAGCTTTGGATACACGCCTTGACGGACAACTAAGCGCCGCTCACTCTTGTCGCGACAAAGAGACTGGCGAATTTTTCAATTACTCGTGTAAACTCGGTGGCCGTTTCCCCACATACAAGGTCTTCAGAATTACCCAGGACGGTTCTGTTGATATCTTGGCTGAAATCAAGGATGCGCCTGCTTCATATTTGCATTCCTTCGCAATGACCTCCAAGTACGTGGTGCTTACAGTATGGCAAGCACATATTACAGG GTACGGCTTGTCAGTGCTGTACAATCGGAATATCGCCCAGTCGATCGATAAGAAGTGGAACCCCAATCTCAACACGTTGTTCTATGTCATTGACAGGAAGAACGGTGGCATCGTCGCGAAGTACGAG ACTCCGCCGTTCTTCTGCTTCCACCACCTGAACGCTTTTGATGATCCTCAAAACGACGACATCGTGATCGACATGTCCGTCTACGAGGATAACTCAGTCATCGATCTCCTCTACCTTAATAAACTTCGAAACCTTTCCGCCGACAATCCGATGCTTATGGGTCGTGCTCGTCGATTCCGCTTGCCTGCCATTACCTCTTCTCCACAGTCATCGGAAAATAGAACCCGCTCAGCTGTTGTCGACTTCACTCTAGATCAATCCGAATCCATTGAATTACCGACCATTCATCCCACCAAATACCATCATCCTTACCGCTACGCGTATGGGATCAATAAACTTGACCCGCGTTCTCATCACACTTTTGCTGACCGCATCATTAAACTGGATACGGTCGGTCGCGATCATAAATTTTGGGGAATTCCTGGGTATACACCCAGTGAGCCTATCTTTGTGCCTCGACCCGGAGCAGGCTCTGAGGCTGAAGATGACGGAGTAGTTCTCAGCGTCGTGTTGGATGGAGATAGGAGGAGAAGTGCATTGATTATCTTGGACGCAAAAGATTTGTCGGAGCTTGCAAGGGCAGAGATGGAAATCGCTTTTCCAATTGGCTTCCATGGTCTTTGGTCTCAAAAACTTTAG
- a CDS encoding uncharacterized protein (antiSMASH:Cluster_11.1): protein MCVLDYGTANQWTRHAAQRKHRTDNRGEDWLPAQDIGELRNYWEECRVGKATATAGEKCQSSSFHHSFCETKGNEVSLVSMNVVFLGRDLGPRSHFVMRGRKIIERQRSIDRNKASAEGLGMKSNFATAAPLMPQVHMY, encoded by the exons ATGTGTGTGCTCGACTATGGCACCGCCAATCAATGGACCCGACACGCTGCTCAGCGCAAACACCGCACCGATAATCGAGGT GAGGACTGGCTTCCTGCCCAGGATATCGGTGAGCTTCGAAACTATTGGGAGGAATGCCGTGTAG GTAAAGCCACAGCAACTGCCGGGGAAAAGTGTCAGTCGTCGTCGTTCCACCATTCTTTT TGCGAGACCAAGGGCAACGAGGTATCTCTTGTGTCCATGAATGTGGTATTTCTCGGGAGGGATCTCGGCCCCAGGAGTCATTTCGTGATgaggggaagaaagataATAGAGAGGCAAAGGTCCAT AGATCGTAACAAAGCGTCAGCTGAGGGTTTGGGGATGAAGTCAAATTTTGCCACCGCCGCCCCATTGATGCCACAAGTCCATATGT ACTAA
- a CDS encoding uncharacterized protein (antiSMASH:Cluster_11.1), translating to MHPYALGFENAPETRVPVDLTIHGSIPPWLSGVLYRTGPGTYRIPTSNHSSKTVDIQHWFDGLSMNHRFEIFPGGQRVSYRSRKASEDYEQHISEQGKIPGISFAQQPDICESIFKKFFTVFQQIRSTPTSGGSPSSINVQVTLTPDMPGWNKITPDLSLSHQTSGPQYIVAKTDAEGLQLLDPVSLEPLSSANYKALDTRLDGQLSAAHSCRDKETGEFFNYSCKLGGRFPTYKVFRITQDGSVDILAEIKDAPASYLHSFAMTSKYVVLTVWQAHITGYGLSVLYNRNIAQSIDKKWNPNLNTLFYVIDRKNGGIVAKYETPPFFCFHHLNAFDDPQNDDIVIDMSVYEDNSVIDLLYLNKLRNLSADNPMLMGRARRFRLPAITSSPQSSENRTRSAVVDFTLDQSESIELPTIHPTKYHHPYRYAYGINKLDPRSHHTFADRIIKLDTVGRDHKFWGIPGYTPSEPIFVPRPGAGSEAEDDGVVLSVVLDGDRRRSALIILDAKDLSELARAEMEIAFPIGFHGLWSQKL from the exons ATGCACCCTTACGCTTTGGGCTTCGAAAACGCACCGGAAACACGAGTTCCAGTCGACCTCACCATCCATGGTTCAATTCCTCCTTGGTTGTCCGGTGTCCTCTATCGAACAGGTCCAGGAACTTACAGGATACCTACTTCCAATCACTCCTCAAAGACAGTCGATATTCAACATTGGTTTGACGGACTCAGCATGAACCACCGTTTCGAGATATTCCCAGGCGGTCAGAGAGTCTCTTATCGTTCTCGAAAGGCATCGGAGGACTACGAACAGCACATCTCGGAGCAGGGAAAGATACCCGGAATTTCATTTGCTCAACAGCCCGACATTTGTGAAAGCATTTTCAAGAAGTTCTTTACGGTTTTCCAACAGATACGTTCCACTCCTACATCAGGTGGTTCTCCCTCCAGCATCAATGTACAAGTGACATTGACCCCGGATATGCCTGGCTGGAACAAAATCACTCCAGACCTTTCGTTGTCTCACCAGACCTCTGGACCCCAGTATATCGTGGCCAAGACAGATGCCGAAGGTCTTCAGCTGCTGGATCCTGTTTCCCTCGAGCCTCTCTCCTCAGCTAATTACAAAGCTTTGGATACACGCCTTGACGGACAACTAAGCGCCGCTCACTCTTGTCGCGACAAAGAGACTGGCGAATTTTTCAATTACTCGTGTAAACTCGGTGGCCGTTTCCCCACATACAAGGTCTTCAGAATTACCCAGGACGGTTCTGTTGATATCTTGGCTGAAATCAAGGATGCGCCTGCTTCATATTTGCATTCCTTCGCAATGACCTCCAAGTACGTGGTGCTTACAGTATGGCAAGCACATATTACAGG GTACGGCTTGTCAGTGCTGTACAATCGGAATATCGCCCAGTCGATCGATAAGAAGTGGAACCCCAATCTCAACACGTTGTTCTATGTCATTGACAGGAAGAACGGTGGCATCGTCGCGAAGTACGAG ACTCCGCCGTTCTTCTGCTTCCACCACCTGAACGCTTTTGATGATCCTCAAAACGACGACATCGTGATCGACATGTCCGTCTACGAGGATAACTCAGTCATCGATCTCCTCTACCTTAATAAACTTCGAAACCTTTCCGCCGACAATCCGATGCTTATGGGTCGTGCTCGTCGATTCCGCTTGCCTGCCATTACCTCTTCTCCACAGTCATCGGAAAATAGAACCCGCTCAGCTGTTGTCGACTTCACTCTAGATCAATCCGAATCCATTGAATTACCGACCATTCATCCCACCAAATACCATCATCCTTACCGCTACGCGTATGGGATCAATAAACTTGACCCGCGTTCTCATCACACTTTTGCTGACCGCATCATTAAACTGGATACGGTCGGTCGCGATCATAAATTTTGGGGAATTCCTGGGTATACACCCAGTGAGCCTATCTTTGTGCCTCGACCCGGAGCAGGCTCTGAGGCTGAAGATGACGGAGTAGTTCTCAGCGTCGTGTTGGATGGAGATAGGAGGAGAAGTGCATTGATTATCTTGGACGCAAAAGATTTGTCGGAGCTTGCAAGGGCAGAGATGGAAATCGCTTTTCCAATTGGCTTCCATGGTCTTTGGTCTCAAAAACTTTAG